The following coding sequences are from one Candidatus Nitrohelix vancouverensis window:
- the rimK gene encoding 30S ribosomal protein S6--L-glutamate ligase codes for MNIGILSLGQKLYSTQRLVEAAKKRGHTAEVVNYLKCYVNITSHKPSVHYKDRVLNQFDAVIPRIGVSNTFYGTAILRQFEMMGVYPLNESVAISRSRDKLRSLQILAKKGIGLPVTGFAHSIKDTDDIIALVGSAPLVVKLLEGTQGKGVVLAETNKAAESVIGAFMELDAHFLVQEFIAEAGGADIRCLVIEDKVVASMIRQGKEGEFRSNLHRGGSAQSIKISPEERSTAVRSAKAMGLNLAGVDLLRSKHGPLVMEVNSSPGLEGIETTTGIDVADKIIKFMEKDAKPGNTRTAGIG; via the coding sequence ATGAATATCGGAATTTTATCTTTGGGGCAAAAACTCTATTCAACCCAACGACTGGTTGAAGCGGCCAAAAAACGCGGGCACACAGCTGAAGTCGTTAATTATCTGAAATGCTACGTAAACATCACCTCGCACAAACCGTCGGTTCACTACAAGGACCGGGTGCTCAATCAATTCGACGCGGTCATTCCGCGCATTGGCGTGTCCAACACCTTTTACGGAACCGCCATTTTAAGGCAGTTTGAAATGATGGGCGTCTACCCGCTGAATGAATCGGTCGCCATCTCCCGATCCCGCGACAAATTGCGCTCCCTGCAGATTCTCGCTAAAAAAGGGATCGGTCTACCGGTTACAGGTTTTGCCCATTCCATCAAGGACACCGACGACATCATCGCTCTGGTCGGCAGCGCGCCGCTGGTGGTCAAACTGCTCGAAGGCACTCAGGGCAAGGGCGTGGTGCTGGCGGAAACAAATAAAGCGGCAGAAAGCGTCATCGGCGCCTTCATGGAACTGGACGCGCATTTTCTCGTTCAGGAATTCATCGCCGAAGCGGGCGGCGCGGACATCCGTTGCCTGGTCATCGAAGACAAAGTGGTCGCCTCCATGATACGACAGGGCAAGGAAGGAGAGTTTCGCTCCAACCTGCATCGCGGCGGTAGCGCGCAATCGATCAAAATCTCGCCGGAAGAACGAAGCACTGCGGTTCGTTCCGCAAAAGCGATGGGACTGAATCTTGCCGGCGTCGATCTGCTCCGCTCCAAGCACGGCCCGCTGGTCATGGAGGTCAATTCATCTCCGGGACTCGAAGGCATTGAAACCACCACCGGCATCGACGTGGCGGACAAAATCATCAAGTTCATGGAAAAAGACGCAAAACCGGGCAACACAAGAACCGCAGGGATCGGTTAG
- a CDS encoding succinylglutamate desuccinylase, protein MKSEFKIGGVVVKKGESCKIDIPVAKLYDGTDVSISVEVIRGKKDGPVLFISAAIHGDEINGTEIVCRILKSKSLKKMKGTLIAVPVVNIFGFNMLSRYLPDRRDLNRSFPGSPKGSLASRLAHIFMKEIVKKSTHGIDLHTGAIHRTNIAQIRACMTDTETKGLAFDFGVPVVLNSDLRDGSLREAARRRNIPMLLFEGGEALRFDEQIIQIGVHGCLSVMRSIGMLPRKKNPVRREVFVSWGTQWLRAPASGLIRTFKDAGSYVKEGDLLGVVTDHFGDIKGEIIAPFEGIIIGQLKLPLVNGGDALYHIASFHNTKKVQKSIEQIEDIY, encoded by the coding sequence GTGAAATCAGAATTTAAAATTGGCGGCGTCGTAGTCAAAAAGGGGGAATCCTGCAAGATCGATATCCCCGTCGCCAAACTCTACGACGGCACCGACGTTTCAATTTCCGTAGAAGTGATTCGGGGCAAAAAAGACGGCCCGGTACTGTTCATTTCCGCCGCGATTCATGGCGACGAAATCAACGGAACCGAAATTGTCTGTCGAATTCTAAAGAGCAAATCCCTGAAAAAAATGAAGGGAACCCTCATTGCCGTTCCGGTCGTCAATATATTTGGATTCAATATGCTGTCGCGCTATCTGCCCGACCGCCGCGACCTGAACCGCTCCTTCCCCGGCTCCCCCAAAGGCTCGCTGGCTTCGCGATTAGCGCATATCTTTATGAAGGAGATCGTTAAAAAGTCGACGCACGGAATCGACCTGCACACCGGCGCGATCCATCGAACCAATATCGCGCAAATCCGCGCCTGCATGACCGACACCGAGACCAAGGGACTGGCCTTCGATTTTGGCGTGCCCGTGGTTTTGAATTCCGACCTGCGCGACGGCTCCCTGAGAGAAGCGGCGCGCAGAAGAAATATCCCCATGCTGCTTTTCGAAGGCGGCGAAGCCTTACGTTTTGACGAACAGATCATTCAAATCGGCGTGCACGGCTGTCTCTCCGTCATGCGTTCCATCGGCATGCTCCCCCGCAAAAAAAATCCCGTGCGCCGGGAAGTCTTCGTTTCCTGGGGAACGCAATGGCTGCGCGCGCCCGCGAGCGGCCTGATTCGGACCTTTAAAGACGCCGGTTCCTACGTCAAGGAGGGCGATCTGCTAGGAGTGGTGACCGATCATTTTGGCGATATAAAGGGGGAAATTATCGCGCCGTTTGAAGGGATCATCATCGGTCAGCTCAAACTGCCTCTGGTAAATGGAGGAGACGCGCTGTACCATATCGCCAGTTTCCACAATACCAAAAAGGTTCAAAAATCCATCGAACAGATCGAGGATATTTATTGA
- a CDS encoding biotin/lipoyl-binding protein — protein MTPLRPNPRPLNLAFHSILCAIFVLAGCSAEEEKKANGSRGFFIPVELGSVSYRDRDDPLTTVGNLQATQTVSIAPEVAGKIVKMSVREGSQVKAGDPLFLIDPEKFQLERERARLEMLTAEHELEKEKAGLREEDRRRLEADKRAAESALELSLKELDRVKTLVSKGVVARSELDKAEDQTRQQAEALKISVAAVSASQRSREESIAQAQAALDIKRENLLIAELNLKKTDVRAPYAGVVISRQGEIGTVASTSTPVIKMAGVNVFTAVFQLPEKYRGKLSALKSVDFWIKEIDFKFRLDEDLDRLVRVIPASDIYSGSIWILVGLKKPAQELFPGLTFEATLHFKTRKNVLHVPSTALAITEQGSLLYVVKEGKAHPVPVRALKEQNGFVEVVDFTRQLTPKTELIVRGAGSVFPGASVMVSGA, from the coding sequence ATGACACCACTCCGCCCCAACCCGCGCCCTCTGAATTTGGCGTTTCACTCAATCCTATGCGCGATCTTTGTACTTGCTGGTTGCTCAGCCGAGGAAGAAAAAAAGGCCAACGGTTCCCGAGGCTTTTTTATCCCCGTAGAATTGGGAAGCGTGTCGTATCGCGACCGCGACGACCCATTGACGACCGTCGGCAATCTGCAGGCCACGCAGACGGTTTCCATTGCGCCTGAGGTTGCGGGAAAAATTGTGAAAATGTCCGTGCGCGAGGGAAGCCAGGTCAAGGCAGGCGATCCCCTGTTTCTCATCGATCCTGAAAAATTCCAACTGGAGCGGGAACGCGCGCGTCTCGAAATGCTAACGGCGGAGCATGAGCTTGAGAAAGAGAAAGCGGGTTTGCGGGAAGAAGATCGTCGACGGCTGGAGGCGGACAAACGCGCCGCTGAAAGCGCGCTGGAACTGAGCCTGAAAGAACTGGATCGTGTCAAAACGCTGGTGAGCAAAGGCGTGGTCGCGCGCTCGGAACTGGACAAGGCGGAAGATCAAACACGCCAACAAGCTGAAGCCTTAAAAATAAGCGTCGCGGCTGTCTCCGCCAGCCAACGCTCCCGGGAGGAGTCCATCGCCCAGGCCCAGGCCGCGTTGGATATCAAACGGGAAAACCTGCTAATCGCCGAATTGAATTTGAAAAAAACCGACGTTCGCGCGCCCTATGCGGGCGTCGTTATTTCCCGGCAAGGCGAAATTGGAACGGTGGCGTCCACCAGCACGCCGGTGATCAAAATGGCGGGAGTGAATGTGTTCACCGCCGTCTTTCAGCTTCCCGAAAAATACAGGGGCAAACTCTCCGCCTTGAAATCCGTCGATTTTTGGATCAAGGAAATCGATTTCAAATTCCGTCTCGACGAAGACCTCGACCGGCTGGTGCGCGTGATCCCTGCTTCGGATATTTATTCGGGGTCCATCTGGATATTGGTGGGACTCAAAAAACCGGCGCAGGAACTGTTCCCCGGCCTCACATTCGAAGCGACCTTGCATTTTAAAACGCGAAAGAACGTCCTGCATGTCCCTTCAACGGCTCTGGCCATCACCGAGCAAGGCTCCCTGCTTTACGTCGTCAAAGAAGGCAAGGCGCACCCTGTACCGGTGCGCGCTCTCAAGGAACAAAACGGTTTTGTTGAGGTGGTCGATTTCACCCGTCAACTGACCCCGAAAACCGAACTGATTGTGCGCGGCGCGGGCTCCGTCTTTCCCGGCGCGTCGGTCATGGTGTCGGGCGCCTGA
- a CDS encoding formylglycine-generating enzyme family protein, with translation MRSIFLILAVLALSACGEPEVETLDVKIPSGVQVPEGMVYIPEGEFIMGHPDEPRTRGGVKVSTPAYFIDRYEVSRGAYAQFDPKRSVAESKADFPVVFVNHAEAQAYCASKGGRLPTEEEWEKAARGVDSRKWPWGRFFEHPNNGFSGFLSEPVAKRPEWISPYGLYGMGHNVWEWTADWYGYPGQPRADRETFRVIRGGLTQTHVTIKFSPTWFRNWMHPENAFQFLGFRCAKDVR, from the coding sequence ATGAGATCTATTTTTCTCATCCTCGCTGTGCTTGCGCTGTCGGCTTGCGGCGAGCCGGAGGTCGAGACGCTCGACGTGAAGATTCCTTCCGGCGTTCAGGTTCCCGAAGGCATGGTCTACATCCCTGAAGGCGAATTCATCATGGGGCATCCCGACGAGCCGCGAACGCGAGGGGGCGTTAAGGTTTCCACTCCCGCTTATTTCATCGACCGCTATGAAGTCAGTCGCGGCGCCTACGCCCAATTCGATCCGAAACGAAGCGTTGCGGAATCCAAGGCGGACTTTCCCGTGGTGTTTGTGAACCATGCCGAGGCGCAGGCCTATTGCGCTTCCAAAGGAGGTCGCTTGCCGACGGAGGAGGAGTGGGAAAAGGCGGCGCGCGGCGTCGATTCGCGCAAATGGCCCTGGGGTCGATTCTTCGAGCATCCTAATAACGGATTCTCCGGGTTCTTGTCCGAGCCGGTGGCGAAGCGGCCGGAATGGATCAGCCCTTACGGCCTGTACGGGATGGGGCACAATGTGTGGGAGTGGACGGCGGACTGGTACGGTTATCCCGGTCAGCCGCGGGCGGACAGGGAGACCTTTCGCGTCATCCGAGGCGGCTTGACGCAAACGCATGTGACGATCAAATTCTCGCCGACCTGGTTTCGCAACTGGATGCACCCTGAAAATGCGTTTCAGTTTTTAGGCTTTCGTTGCGCGAAGGATGTTCGCTGA
- a CDS encoding molybdopterin-dependent oxidoreductase translates to MSFRLLKKKFDRRTFLKALSLVGAAFIPGKAAAIGDYRNDKNIPENYVQNRDTPGFHIRSANPFLGVNIDEWGLSVSGLVEKPVGLGYEDLFGFKTTSQISRLKCVECWSAKAEWEGFRMEELLKEVNPKPEAKYVKFDSADSYYEVFPLEELLRPRVLFVLRMNGAPLSREHGYPLRLIVPFKYGYKNIKYITRIQFTDSPGRNYWSNYGPYSVDGTIQPGIDHPLDYGKKPLPINGGEVFHPFDKRPS, encoded by the coding sequence ATGTCCTTCCGTTTGTTGAAGAAAAAATTTGATCGACGTACCTTTCTCAAAGCGCTTTCGCTTGTCGGCGCTGCGTTTATTCCTGGCAAAGCCGCCGCGATCGGCGATTATCGCAACGATAAAAATATCCCTGAAAATTATGTGCAGAACCGCGATACGCCCGGATTCCATATCCGCAGCGCCAACCCCTTCCTTGGAGTCAATATCGACGAATGGGGTCTGTCCGTTTCCGGCCTCGTGGAGAAGCCCGTAGGACTGGGCTACGAAGACCTGTTTGGATTCAAAACGACGTCGCAGATTTCGCGCCTCAAATGCGTGGAGTGCTGGTCGGCGAAAGCGGAGTGGGAAGGCTTTCGCATGGAAGAATTGCTGAAGGAGGTCAACCCCAAACCGGAAGCGAAGTATGTGAAATTCGATTCCGCCGATTCGTATTATGAAGTCTTCCCGCTGGAAGAACTGTTGCGTCCGCGCGTGTTGTTTGTCCTGCGCATGAACGGCGCTCCCTTGTCGAGGGAACACGGCTATCCCCTGCGCCTGATCGTTCCCTTCAAGTATGGTTATAAAAATATAAAATACATCACCCGCATCCAGTTCACCGATTCACCCGGTCGCAATTACTGGTCGAACTACGGTCCCTATTCGGTCGACGGCACCATTCAGCCGGGCATCGACCATCCCCTGGATTATGGCAAAAAACCGCTCCCCATCAATGGCGGAGAGGTGTTTCATCCCTTTGACAAGCGTCCTTCCTGA
- the dapB gene encoding 4-hydroxy-tetrahydrodipicolinate reductase produces the protein MERQVKISVVGAAGRMGKTILGCIEEAGACIHGGAERPGSSEVGADIGEIAGLGTKGVPIVGALADCMKGADAVIDFSSPETSMETLRLASEMGVAAVIGTTGFSPEQKKEIERLSKNIRCVLAPNMSIGVNVMFKMASLMAEALGDAYDVEIVEAHHKFKKDAPSGTAVRLSEIVAQALDRDLDKDGVYGRKGIAVRGPKEIGVHTVRAGDIVGEHRVMFGGMGETLELQHRAQSRDTFARGSVRAALWLADQKPGLYDMQDVLGLS, from the coding sequence ATGGAACGCCAGGTCAAAATTTCCGTAGTGGGGGCCGCAGGCCGCATGGGCAAAACGATCCTTGGCTGTATTGAAGAGGCGGGGGCTTGCATTCACGGCGGCGCAGAGCGTCCCGGTAGCTCCGAAGTGGGGGCGGATATCGGCGAGATCGCAGGGCTCGGCACGAAGGGCGTCCCGATCGTCGGCGCGCTGGCGGATTGCATGAAGGGGGCCGACGCGGTGATCGACTTCAGTTCTCCAGAGACCAGTATGGAAACCCTCCGGCTTGCGTCCGAAATGGGAGTGGCGGCGGTCATCGGGACGACGGGATTTTCACCAGAGCAGAAAAAAGAGATCGAGCGCTTGTCAAAAAATATTCGTTGCGTGCTGGCTCCTAACATGAGCATTGGCGTCAACGTCATGTTCAAAATGGCCAGTCTGATGGCTGAGGCGCTGGGGGATGCATACGACGTCGAAATCGTCGAAGCGCATCACAAATTTAAAAAGGACGCGCCGAGCGGAACTGCCGTGCGGTTGTCGGAGATTGTGGCGCAAGCGCTGGATCGCGATCTGGATAAAGACGGCGTTTACGGACGCAAGGGAATCGCGGTGCGCGGCCCCAAAGAAATCGGCGTGCATACGGTTCGGGCCGGTGATATCGTAGGAGAACACCGCGTCATGTTCGGCGGCATGGGTGAAACCCTTGAATTGCAACACCGGGCGCAAAGCCGCGATACCTTCGCGCGCGGTTCGGTGCGGGCGGCCTTGTGGCTTGCCGACCAGAAGCCGGGATTGTATGATATGCAGGATGTCCTTGGACTGTCATAG
- a CDS encoding 4-hydroxy-tetrahydrodipicolinate synthase, which yields MFEGSFVAIVTPFKNEAVDEYALRRLIEFQIANGTQGIVPCGTTGESATLTHEEHDQVIAIAVEACAGKVPVLAGTGSNSTFEAIKLTQHAEKAGADGSLLITPYYNKPSQEGLYRHFETVAKETDLPIILYNVPGRTSVNMLPETVERLSKIRNIVGIKEASGSLTQITEVIARCGEDFSVISGDDPLLLPILSVGGKGVISVTANVLPAKVAQLCGAAMKGDMETARKLHHELFRLNEAMFVETNPVPVKKALHLMGWIEDEVRQPLAPLTESSLNFLKKIMSDYSLH from the coding sequence ATGTTTGAAGGTTCTTTTGTCGCGATTGTAACTCCGTTTAAAAACGAAGCGGTGGACGAGTACGCGTTGCGTCGTCTGATCGAATTTCAAATCGCCAACGGCACGCAGGGCATCGTGCCTTGCGGTACAACAGGCGAATCGGCGACTCTGACGCATGAAGAGCACGATCAGGTCATCGCCATTGCGGTGGAAGCCTGCGCCGGAAAAGTTCCGGTGCTTGCGGGCACCGGGTCGAACTCGACCTTTGAGGCGATCAAGCTGACGCAACACGCGGAGAAAGCCGGAGCGGACGGTTCCCTGCTGATCACGCCCTACTACAACAAGCCGAGCCAGGAAGGTTTGTATCGCCATTTTGAAACCGTGGCGAAGGAGACCGATTTACCGATCATCCTTTATAACGTACCAGGTCGAACCTCGGTCAACATGCTCCCGGAGACGGTGGAGCGCTTGTCGAAAATCAGGAATATCGTCGGTATTAAAGAGGCCTCGGGTTCCTTGACGCAGATCACGGAAGTCATTGCCCGATGCGGCGAGGACTTCAGCGTGATATCCGGAGACGATCCGCTATTGTTGCCGATTCTAAGCGTTGGCGGCAAAGGCGTCATTTCGGTCACGGCGAACGTGCTTCCAGCAAAGGTGGCGCAGTTGTGCGGCGCGGCGATGAAGGGCGATATGGAGACCGCGCGCAAATTGCATCATGAACTGTTTCGCTTGAACGAGGCGATGTTCGTGGAGACCAACCCGGTTCCGGTCAAGAAAGCTCTGCATCTGATGGGCTGGATTGAAGACGAGGTGCGTCAACCTCTGGCGCCGCTGACGGAGTCGAGTTTGAATTTTCTTAAAAAGATCATGAGCGACTATTCCCTGCACTGA
- a CDS encoding diaminopimelate epimerase — protein sequence MTIQFTKMSGSGNDFVIIDHRKPFIPDDQKRDFVKRVCARRTSVGADGLIFIEPSSNADFRWDFYNDDGSSAEMCGNGGRCAARYAVENKIAGSQLSFETVAGVITADVDGSTVKIKLTKPVDHRPDQSVEVNGETFVIDSLNTGVPHAIIYTNDIENIDVAGIGRGVRFHSQFAPAGTNVDFVQVNDDGSLVVRTYERGVEGETLACGTGVVASALLAARKHELTSPISARTRGGETLKVYFQPGNGSFGDVFLEGLASKSFDGVLGEY from the coding sequence ATGACGATTCAATTCACCAAAATGAGCGGGAGCGGCAATGATTTTGTCATCATTGACCACCGCAAGCCCTTCATTCCCGACGATCAAAAAAGAGATTTTGTAAAACGCGTGTGCGCTCGCAGAACATCCGTAGGCGCGGACGGTTTGATTTTTATCGAGCCTTCCAGCAACGCTGATTTCCGCTGGGACTTTTATAACGACGACGGTTCCTCTGCAGAAATGTGCGGCAACGGCGGACGTTGCGCCGCGCGCTACGCGGTTGAAAATAAAATCGCAGGATCGCAATTGTCGTTTGAAACCGTCGCCGGAGTCATCACAGCGGACGTGGACGGGTCGACCGTAAAAATCAAACTCACGAAGCCTGTGGATCACCGGCCCGATCAGTCCGTTGAAGTCAATGGAGAGACTTTTGTGATCGACAGTCTGAACACGGGCGTTCCGCACGCGATTATTTACACCAATGATATTGAGAACATCGACGTCGCCGGAATCGGTCGCGGCGTTCGTTTTCATTCCCAGTTTGCTCCTGCGGGAACCAACGTGGATTTTGTGCAGGTGAACGACGACGGCAGTCTGGTCGTGCGCACCTACGAGCGCGGCGTGGAAGGCGAAACCCTGGCCTGCGGCACGGGCGTTGTGGCATCGGCCCTGCTGGCGGCGCGCAAGCATGAATTGACTTCTCCCATCTCGGCGCGAACGCGCGGGGGCGAAACTCTCAAGGTTTATTTTCAACCCGGCAACGGCAGTTTTGGCGACGTGTTCCTTGAAGGTCTGGCGAGCAAATCGTTCGACGGCGTTCTTGGCGAATATTAA
- a CDS encoding LysR family transcriptional regulator translates to MASRQKKRPYFNCRPRIRVSGEEVIALGPGKADLLEAVDQTGSISQAARSLKLSYRRAWDMIHTMNQCFTSPLVAGAAGGKGGGGASLTPMGRRVVASYRAMEAQAESAIRDEWKSLQKMLKTPEA, encoded by the coding sequence ATGGCGTCGCGGCAAAAGAAGCGACCCTATTTCAATTGTCGTCCGCGCATTCGCGTCTCCGGCGAGGAGGTCATCGCGCTGGGGCCGGGCAAGGCGGATTTGCTCGAAGCCGTCGATCAAACCGGTTCGATCTCCCAGGCGGCGCGTTCTCTTAAGTTGAGTTATCGCCGGGCCTGGGACATGATTCATACGATGAACCAGTGTTTTACAAGTCCCCTCGTTGCCGGCGCCGCAGGCGGCAAAGGCGGCGGAGGGGCCAGCCTGACCCCGATGGGACGTCGTGTCGTTGCATCGTATCGGGCGATGGAGGCGCAGGCGGAGTCGGCGATTCGCGACGAGTGGAAATCCCTGCAAAAAATGTTGAAGACGCCTGAGGCCTGA
- a CDS encoding phosphodiester glycosidase family protein, producing MRKTLKYEIKRFGVYSIQLLVFLLILATLGESVLAEINSSSKAGEWQRLEPGLDWGVFVGSQSSTLGDSKIRILRIDPEFFDFHLINASAQADGKNLSAKDWARKHHLTATINASMYQANLKTSVSLMRTGEHVNSNWLSKDRSVFAFDPVGDSLPKAQIIDRDCQNLGALREQYGTLIQSIRMVSCKGKNVWKPQDKVWSATAIGTDKQGRTLFIHVQTPFSMYDFINMLLELPIDLERAMYTEGGPQAQLYVNSSGRDMEWLGKYVIGGGGVGENQFGWPIPNVVGITPIKKTTQ from the coding sequence ATGCGGAAAACGCTGAAATATGAAATCAAACGCTTTGGAGTTTACAGCATCCAATTGCTGGTTTTCTTGTTGATTCTGGCGACGCTGGGCGAGAGCGTTCTGGCGGAGATCAATTCGTCTTCTAAAGCGGGTGAATGGCAAAGGCTGGAGCCGGGTCTGGACTGGGGCGTCTTTGTCGGTTCGCAGTCCTCAACGCTTGGTGATTCAAAGATAAGGATTTTGCGAATCGATCCCGAGTTTTTCGATTTTCATCTCATCAACGCGTCCGCCCAGGCGGATGGAAAAAATTTGTCCGCTAAAGACTGGGCGCGGAAACATCATTTGACGGCAACCATCAACGCCAGCATGTATCAGGCCAATCTCAAGACCAGCGTGTCTCTGATGCGTACCGGCGAGCATGTGAACAGCAACTGGCTGTCCAAGGATCGGAGCGTTTTCGCGTTCGATCCGGTCGGCGACTCCCTGCCGAAAGCGCAGATCATTGATCGGGACTGCCAGAACCTGGGCGCCTTGCGGGAGCAGTACGGGACCTTGATCCAGAGCATACGAATGGTTTCCTGCAAGGGCAAGAATGTCTGGAAGCCGCAGGACAAGGTGTGGAGCGCGACGGCGATCGGTACGGATAAACAAGGCCGGACCCTGTTTATCCATGTTCAGACGCCTTTTTCGATGTATGATTTCATCAATATGTTGCTGGAGTTGCCCATCGATCTGGAAAGGGCCATGTATACCGAAGGCGGTCCGCAGGCTCAGCTGTACGTCAATTCCTCAGGGCGGGATATGGAGTGGCTCGGCAAATACGTGATTGGCGGCGGAGGGGTGGGAGAAAACCAGTTTGGCTGGCCGATCCCCAATGTGGTCGGCATCACGCCCATCAAAAAAACCACGCAATAG
- a CDS encoding DUF4399 domain-containing protein: protein MVAATMLVGCTTGGMHASSSHSANSGQVLTITTPATTADVTNPVEVCMAINGYTVEPAKNGVNPGKGHHHLLIDVDVPKDLSQPLAKDSEHVHMGDGSTCKSLTLSKGQHVITAVFAQGNHVPYNPPITAAVIVHVK, encoded by the coding sequence ATGGTAGCGGCAACGATGCTGGTCGGTTGCACCACGGGTGGAATGCACGCTTCAAGCTCGCATTCTGCAAACAGCGGGCAGGTTCTCACGATCACGACGCCTGCAACCACTGCCGACGTCACCAATCCGGTGGAAGTTTGCATGGCGATCAACGGCTACACGGTTGAGCCTGCCAAGAACGGCGTGAATCCCGGTAAAGGCCACCACCATCTGTTGATCGACGTGGATGTTCCGAAAGATTTGAGCCAACCTCTCGCAAAAGATTCCGAGCATGTCCACATGGGCGACGGTTCGACCTGCAAGAGCCTCACTCTGTCTAAAGGCCAGCATGTCATCACGGCTGTATTTGCACAGGGCAATCACGTGCCCTACAACCCGCCGATCACCGCCGCGGTCATTGTTCACGTCAAATAA
- a CDS encoding sodium-dependent transporter: MTSPPNQRGLWTSRLGFILAASGSAIGLGNVWKFPYITGQNGGGAFVLVYLLCIVVIGLPIMLSEFTLGRHTNLNPVGAFKSLAPGKAWGAVGYMGVLAGFLILSFYGVVGGWTIAYVVNSLSGASVHFSSPQQAGEFFGQFIANPIESTVYHFLFIVVCAGVVIKGVHGGIEKACDILMPTLLVILVLLMIRSLTLDGAMEGVKFYLQPDFSKITPEVILIALGQAFFSLSLGMGAMLTYGSYLPPEENLTASTVYVVLFDTMIALLVGMVIFPAVFAVGLEPTEGPSLVFSVLPTVFSEMPMGAFVSIVFFILLFIAALTSGISLLEVVVAYFIDEKGWPRNRAVCVMAGVIFLLGVPSGLSFGVWADFKPGGMTFFDHVDNIASNYLLPLGGMLTAIFVAYIWGTDKAKAEIERHETTFHWASGWVFLIRYVTPVAVAIVFLARFF; encoded by the coding sequence ATGACGTCACCCCCAAATCAAAGAGGCTTGTGGACCAGTCGGCTGGGATTCATCCTTGCCGCTTCGGGTTCGGCCATCGGCCTGGGCAATGTCTGGAAGTTCCCCTACATCACCGGTCAGAACGGCGGCGGCGCTTTCGTGCTGGTCTATTTACTTTGCATTGTGGTGATCGGTCTGCCGATCATGCTCAGCGAGTTCACTCTGGGGCGCCACACCAATCTCAATCCCGTGGGCGCGTTTAAGAGTCTGGCGCCGGGGAAGGCCTGGGGCGCCGTTGGCTACATGGGAGTGCTCGCAGGATTTTTGATTCTCTCGTTTTACGGCGTGGTGGGGGGCTGGACGATCGCTTACGTGGTCAATTCCCTGTCCGGCGCCTCGGTGCATTTTTCATCACCCCAGCAGGCGGGCGAGTTTTTTGGACAGTTCATCGCCAACCCCATAGAAAGCACGGTGTACCATTTCCTGTTCATTGTTGTGTGCGCGGGCGTGGTCATCAAAGGCGTGCATGGCGGCATCGAAAAAGCCTGCGATATTCTCATGCCGACCTTGCTGGTGATTTTGGTTCTACTGATGATTCGTTCATTGACTCTGGATGGGGCGATGGAAGGCGTGAAGTTTTATCTGCAACCTGATTTTTCGAAGATCACCCCGGAGGTGATTCTGATCGCTCTGGGACAGGCCTTTTTTTCGCTCAGTCTGGGCATGGGGGCGATGTTGACATACGGCAGTTACCTGCCGCCGGAAGAAAATCTGACGGCCTCGACGGTTTATGTCGTGTTATTCGACACCATGATCGCCCTTCTCGTCGGCATGGTCATTTTTCCCGCAGTCTTTGCCGTCGGTCTGGAGCCTACGGAAGGCCCGAGTCTGGTGTTCAGCGTTCTGCCTACGGTGTTTTCCGAAATGCCGATGGGCGCGTTTGTATCCATCGTGTTTTTTATCCTGCTGTTTATCGCGGCGCTGACTTCCGGCATTTCTCTTCTGGAAGTGGTCGTCGCCTATTTCATCGACGAAAAAGGCTGGCCGCGCAACCGCGCCGTTTGCGTGATGGCGGGAGTCATCTTTCTGCTGGGGGTTCCGTCGGGGCTATCGTTTGGCGTGTGGGCGGATTTCAAACCGGGGGGCATGACCTTTTTCGATCATGTCGATAACATCGCGTCGAATTATCTTCTGCCTCTGGGCGGGATGTTGACGGCGATTTTCGTCGCCTATATCTGGGGTACGGACAAGGCCAAGGCCGAAATTGAGCGTCATGAAACCACATTTCACTGGGCCAGCGGCTGGGTTTTTCTGATCCGATACGTCACGCCGGTCGCCGTCGCCATTGTCTTTCTGGCGCGATTTTTTTGA